The following is a genomic window from Bordetella petrii.
TCGACGAGCAGGCGGCGCAGGGCTACACCTTCTATGCCTCGGTGGGCAATGTGTCCGACTGGGATTCCACCGTGGCGGCGTTCGAGCGCGTTTCTCGCGACCTGGGCCCGGTCGACGTGCTGGTCAACAATGCCGGCATTACGCGCGACGGGCTGTTCCGCAAGATGTCGGCCGATGACTGGCGCGCGGTCATCGACACCAACCTGAACAGCCTGTTCAACGTGACCAAGCAGGTCATCGACGGCATGGTCGAGCGCCAGTGGGGCCGCATCGTCAACATCAGCTCGGTCAACGGGCAGAAGGGCCAGTTCGGGCAAACCAACTATTCCACCGCCAAGGCCGGCATCCATGGCTTCACCATGGCGCTGGCGCAAGAGGTGGCTAGCAAGGGGGTCACGGTGAACACCGTGTCGCCCGGCTATATCGGCACCGACATGGTGCGAGCCATCCGGCCCGACGTGCTGGAAAAAATCGTCGCCACGATTCCGGTGCGCCGCCTGGGTACGCCGGAAGAAATCGCCTCGATTACCTCGTGGCTCGCTTCGGATGAATCGGGCTTTGCCACCGGCGCCGATTTTTCGCTCAACGGCGGCCTGCACATGGGCTGATTCTGCAACTGGCCGGGAAGGCGCCAGGCAGTCTTTCCGGCTTACACTTGGAATACTTCAAAGTTAAAAGAGATCGCCGATCTCGGGGACAACCTAATGACGCAAGCACAACCCGGCGCCAGCCTACGCCTGATCAAAAAGTACCCCAATCGCCGTCTGTACGATACGCAGACCAGCACGTACATCACCCTGGCCGACGTCAAGCAGCTGGTGCTGGCCAGCGAAGAGTTCCAGGTGGTCGACGCCAAGAGCGGCGACGACCTGACCCGCAGCATCCTGCTGCAGATCATTCTTGAAGAAGAAAGCGGCGGCATGCCCATGTTCTCGTCGAACATGCTGTCGCAGATCATCCGCTTCTACGGCCATGCCATGCAGGGGATCATGGGCTCGTACCTGGAAAAGAACATCCAGGCCTTCATGGAAATCCAGCAGCGCATGGCCGAGCAGTCGAAAGGACTGTATGGCAGCCAGTTCGGCCCCGAGGCCTGGGCGCAGTTCATGAACGTGCAGACCCCCATGCTGCAGAACATGATGAACAACTACATCGACCAGAGCAAAAACCTGTTCGTGCAGATGCAAGACCAGATGCAGGACCAGACTCGCGCCATGTTCTCGTCCTTCCCGTTCACGCCGGGCGGCGGCGCACAAGGCGGCCGCAAATAGCGGGGGGCGGAGCCGGACGGGAATTAGTGCGGCTTGCGATATGTCAGGAAATTGTCAGGACGTTCACGATACAGTAATGAAAACGGTTCTTGTTTAAACCCGGAACCGCTTTCCCCATCCTGTTATCGAGGCTCCGCATATGTTGAAAAAAGTCTTGGCGCTGGCAGTTGGCCTGGCGTTGTCGGGCAGCGCCCTGGCGGTCGAATACCCTATCGGCGAGCCGGTGCAGAAGGGGGGCATGGAAATCGGCGCGGTCTATCTGCAGCCCATTGAAATGGACCCGCCGGGCATGATGCGCCCCGCCCAAGACTCCGACGTGCACCTCGAGGCCGACATTCACGCCACGGCCGACAACAAAACCGGGTTCCCCGAAGGCGAATGGGTGCCGTACCTGGTCGTGAAGTTCGAAATCCAGAAGGTCGGCAGCCAGAACGTCCAGAAAGGCACGTTCATGCCCATGGTGGCTAACGACGGCCCGCACTACGGCGACAACGTCAAGCTCGAAGGCCCCGGCAAGTACAAGCTGAAGTACACCGTCATGCCGCCCTCGGCCAACAAGATGAGCCACTTCGGCCGCCATATCGACAAAGAAACCGGCGTTGGACCGTGGTTCGAACCCTTCGAGCTCGACTACGAATTCGTCTACGCCGGCACGGGCAAGAAGGGCGGGTATTGATCGTGCGCCGCCATGTTGCCTGGCTGGCCGCGCTGGCACTGTGCGTCGGCCTGTCGGCCGCGCTGCCGGGCGTGGCCCGCGCCGAGCTGCCCACTTTCAAGCTTACCTTCAAGCCCGACGGCACTTTCGAGCCGGCGCGCCTGGAAGTGCCGGCTGGCCGCTTCAAGATCGAGCTGGTCAACGAAAGCAACGAGCCGGTCGAATTCGAGAGCATTCCCTTGCGCAAGGAAAAAGTGATGGGCCCTGGCGTCAAGTCGTTCGTGGTGATCACCATTTCGCGGCCGGGCGAGTATCCCTTCTTCGACGATTTCCACCAGGACGTGCGCGGCACGCTGGTGGTGCTTCCCAAAGACTGATCCGGCGGTAGTCATGGAACAGGTACTTTTCATTGTCTGGCGCGAAAGCGTCGAAGCGCTGCTGATCGTCGGCATCCTGTTTTCGTGGCTGCGCGCCAGCCCCGCGGGTCGCCGCGGGCTGCCCTATCTGTGGGGCGGCGTGGCGGCCGGGCTGGCGCTGGCCGTGGCCTTGGCGCTGGTGCTGCTGGGCGTGTCGTCGTGGCTTAGCGACGAGGGGCAGGAATGGTTCCAGGCGGGCATGTCGCTCGCGGCCTGCGCGCTGGTGGTGCAGATGGTCGTCTGGATGAAAAAGCATGGCCGCACGCTGAAAGGCGAGCTCGAATCCGGGGCCAGCGTCTCGCTGGCTCAGAATAACTGGTGGGGCCTGCTGGTGCTGGTCATGATCGCCGTGGCGCGCGAAGGCAGCGAAACCGTGGTGTTCCTGTATGGCATTCTGGCGGCCGGGCAGGGCGGCGACACGGGTATGCTGGCGCTGGCCGGCGTGGCCGGCTTCGCCATCG
Proteins encoded in this region:
- the phbB gene encoding acetoacetyl-CoA reductase, whose translation is MSGKLAYVTGGMGGIGTAICRRLAKDGFRVVAGCGPSRNYQQWIDEQAAQGYTFYASVGNVSDWDSTVAAFERVSRDLGPVDVLVNNAGITRDGLFRKMSADDWRAVIDTNLNSLFNVTKQVIDGMVERQWGRIVNISSVNGQKGQFGQTNYSTAKAGIHGFTMALAQEVASKGVTVNTVSPGYIGTDMVRAIRPDVLEKIVATIPVRRLGTPEEIASITSWLASDESGFATGADFSLNGGLHMG
- the phaR gene encoding polyhydroxyalkanoate synthesis repressor PhaR, with protein sequence MTQAQPGASLRLIKKYPNRRLYDTQTSTYITLADVKQLVLASEEFQVVDAKSGDDLTRSILLQIILEEESGGMPMFSSNMLSQIIRFYGHAMQGIMGSYLEKNIQAFMEIQQRMAEQSKGLYGSQFGPEAWAQFMNVQTPMLQNMMNNYIDQSKNLFVQMQDQMQDQTRAMFSSFPFTPGGGAQGGRK
- a CDS encoding iron transporter, translated to MLKKVLALAVGLALSGSALAVEYPIGEPVQKGGMEIGAVYLQPIEMDPPGMMRPAQDSDVHLEADIHATADNKTGFPEGEWVPYLVVKFEIQKVGSQNVQKGTFMPMVANDGPHYGDNVKLEGPGKYKLKYTVMPPSANKMSHFGRHIDKETGVGPWFEPFELDYEFVYAGTGKKGGY
- a CDS encoding cupredoxin domain-containing protein; the encoded protein is MAALALCVGLSAALPGVARAELPTFKLTFKPDGTFEPARLEVPAGRFKIELVNESNEPVEFESIPLRKEKVMGPGVKSFVVITISRPGEYPFFDDFHQDVRGTLVVLPKD
- a CDS encoding FTR1 family iron permease; translation: MEQVLFIVWRESVEALLIVGILFSWLRASPAGRRGLPYLWGGVAAGLALAVALALVLLGVSSWLSDEGQEWFQAGMSLAACALVVQMVVWMKKHGRTLKGELESGASVSLAQNNWWGLLVLVMIAVAREGSETVVFLYGILAAGQGGDTGMLALAGVAGFAIALLTFWLLQLGGKLITWRRFFRLTEILLLLLAGSLLMGGLDRLISLGELPTLVDPVWDSSWLLDDSSGLGKVLADFAGYRAYPALTSVLLWLAYWVVVWALLRRAGRRPARATAPA